The Panulirus ornatus isolate Po-2019 chromosome 8, ASM3632096v1, whole genome shotgun sequence genome includes the window TACAGCAACACTGTATGAAACGTATGACTGAAACACAGAACCATCTCACATCTAGTGGCTGGTGAGGGTGTGTTTACTCAGTAACATGTACTTCCTCATCTGTTATTATCTGGATGAACGGATTCCCATTCGACATTCTGATAAACGCCTGGAAAGATGGGAGGTTCCAGAAATGCTAGCCTGGAGGAGGTGTTGACGAAGTTCCAGACAAGCTGGGGCTCTATGCATTGTGGTAGTGGACGTGCTACCTTCGCTTCATCTGAGCCAGTAATCGGTTAATTTTTCCTCCCACATGTAGGATGAATGAAAGCCGTCTAATATGATACATCTATTATTAGAAAATAATTATCACAGCAAAACATGGAACAAATGAGATGGTCGGTGTGGCAATGATGTTCACAggaattttgaaaatatatattatatatatatatatatatatatatatatatatatatatatatatatatatatatatatatatatatagaaagtcgTACTTATCACAAAACAAAGGTATGTTAGGCTTCATAGACTCAGGCAACGATAGAAAACCCGCAGTCTCCACATCATCGCTTTATCATCACCTCTTATTACAAGGAGGGAGAGTGTTCGTCGATCACGTCCAGCACACACAGACTGGAAGGTTTCCAGTGATGACTGCGGAGGAGTGGACGAGAATGCAGTGAAGCAGAACACAACTTCTTCCTGGTCAGTGTAACACAGAAGACTGACTATATCTTGTGGCCAACGCATACTGTGGTTCATTGGAAGAACGGGCATTGCTGGGTTTGAAATAATATAGTGTGGCGAAGGATTACAAGGATTGTGTTTAGGTTTTGAAGAAACGGTGACTGATTAAGGTAAAGTGGAGGTCgacagaagagggaaggtgtggtgcgTGGTGTAGATACGTGTCCTGTGGCAAGTCATATGACTGTAGGTCAGTGTTTAATGATCAGATCTCAAGGTGGAAGACTGATGACTAGTGGACTGCCACTGGGTGGACTCGTCCACTAGAgcgatgtaatgtgtgtgtgtgtgtgtgtgtgatgtgatatCTTGAAGGTGGTGGGGTCGCTGAGAGGTCGTCAGCATTGTCGACGGCACTGTCGAGGGTCTGGTCCACATCTGGAACTGTTGATACCCTGGCACTAGATCTGGCACTGTCGCAAGCTTAGCATCAGATCTAAGAGAAGCACAACATAAGACCCCGAGCGTCTGCCATTGCCCATGTCTCCATCATGGACGGTCAACCCAGCTCGACCTCAAGAGCCTGAGGACGAGACAGCTGACGAAGGTTTAGAGGTCCCTCAGCGACGTGACTTGTATCCGAGAAACATGGAAGACGCAAGAGAGGCGCAAACACGTCTGAATTTCACGGATGTATGTTTGTTGAGTTAGGAGAGAATGCACAACAGACCTGATCTGCATTATGTGGATTGAGAGGAAGGGATGCAGTTGGAGTGGTACGTCTGTATGGTTACGGTGGAAATTAATCTGGTAGGGGTGTCATTGGCTAAGTTGGAGCGGTGGAATAAGCTAGGTTGCTTTGGGTTACATGACGAGTCTGGCTCTCGAATTCCTTGGCAAGGCTGAGGAAAGATTATGAGAAGACAGATTCCACTCGCTGATCAACCACTGACTTTCAGAATTCCCCCCCTAAAATCAAAGACATATTGTACAACAAAGAATAAGTGCTTTACATAAGTAAAACTGTTTTGCGAAGTGCATATTATAAATATGGTAACTctgaatatatattatgtatacacTAGATAGAAATTACTTATGTAAAATCAAAGGAACAAATTTTTTAAAGACCTAATTCACTAAGATAATGGTACAAGAGAGTGCTAAACTCCCCCATCAGGCTTAAGACGAGGTAATTCTTCCTTCAAAGTATAGATTAACGAATTTACGATCTGTTTAGCACTCTCCTCTAGAACTTTTCTGATTTATGAAGTTAAATATAATACTATAACAGTCACCCCTATTCTTAACCAGTCCAATACGATGTAGGGATTAGATACTCGAACGTAAACATAGCCAAGGTGGGGTACACTAGTTGATGTTTTGGTTGGACCCGGACCATGTGTCTGTGACAGACAAAAACatgggtcatcatcaccacatgggtcatcatcaccacataggTCATCACCAGGCAAAAATCATTCCATCgtccccccgaaaaaaaaagaaaaaaaaaagaagataacttTCTGGTCTAAAGTTTCCCTCttaaggtggggaaaaaaaaaagaggaaaaaaaataaaaagatggatCGATCCCCAAACCGGATGGATGTATGTGTGGAACTTTCATCCAGAAAATGTTTAGCAAATTATTCCATGACACGTGTTTGGACCAGCCACGAAGGATGACTTTTTGGATGCATGAGATGTGAGAAtcatgaagataataataataataataataataataataataataataataatatctatgcATAATGACTGACTCGATTAAtctttttatatacattatatatttttttggcatatatatatatatatatatatatataggatttaaTTTGACATCACTGGAAACGAGACATGATACTTCGTAAACATTTTGAGTTcggaaattgtatatatatatatatatatatatatatatatatatatatatatataatcgtcaaCGCCACAGTTTCAAGAAGTACATTTGAAAATACATGTAAAGGCAATATTTTTTGTGGCGATGTAGACTTCTTAATAAGATAGACAAAATGAACTGCTGTTTGGTAACCCTTCACCATGATGGCGAGAGGAGAtcagaaaatgatgaagaaatcaTAGTACCACATTGCATGGAAATATacctttttatctctctctctctttgactatACTGTACATTGCAGTCCAGCTGTACCTATTATATACTACACGTAAGTACCTGATGCATGATGAATATCATGTGATTTAGATTATAGTGGTATACCATGCATAGCAATGCAAAAGTgccttcatatatttatatatatattgacttatcTATGTGTATGAaaccttaacaacaacaacaaaaagggtCTGTGATGTGTGGGCTTTCAATCAATGCAAAGTGTTGGCGTGCCCGTGAGATGTGCTGCTGTATAAGTCAgctcacttctaacaactttgagacacatgtgtatatatttatacacactgtgtatatatatttatacatctaGTTTACATGTGGAGACGAAAAGCTCTCCCTAGAAACAAATGATTGGTACTTAGCACTGCATGATTTGAAGGCCCCACCCTGAGAACTCTTTGCCCACTTCAAGGGAGTTGTTTACAAAGTTTACAATGCCCACCAGGACTCCACTCAGCCAGAGAATCAAGTTGGGTAATTTAGTTTCATATAGTAAGTTCTGTGTCGGTACTAAATCTGACAGTTGTAAATATCTTTATTACGTGTGTCATTAAAGATCAGAACTTGGTTTCTTACAACGCATATGATATATTTGATGCTTTATGTTATATTTAAGAGtacaaaaaaagtttttttttctcatcaattGTCACGTGAATGACTCTGGTGTATGTTCATTATCCTCGCTATTTCTCATCAGAATAACTTGTCTTTTAAGGTCCGCCTGACCTGGACATTTACGTCAGCAAATGCGTCGTAGCTACAATACAGAGTCGTCTAGATTAGATTGATTATCCTAAAGGTTTAGCCTCTGGTTCTATTGATTCTTACGTCTATTCTCGACTAGCTTACTGATTGTTcactggtgatgatggggatCTATGTCCTCTGCTTCAGCTTCTATATATACTTCTAAAGTTTAAACTTGGGAATAAGGAAGATGATTGATATAGATCACAGTGAGTAACTGGTCTGAGAAACATTCTTCTAATGTCACCCATGATAGAACACTTCTACCTAAGTTCTCTCCGAActtaatatacatttttttttttttttgctatttggaAATGAGATAACTTGTTTCACTACAGAATACATGAAGCAAGCGAACAACCTAATGTTGAAAGCATCATTGCTTTCACAGGTGAGTAATCTCAAACCCCGCAGCGTAGATAGGAGAAGATAATGAGATAAATTCATCTGATATGAAATTCTCTTTGTTGAAATACCATGATGTATTTTTTGCGTAATTCATATTtctctcaattcttttttctccccctctctctccagtgtgatGATGTCATGTCAATATTCGCGGTAGATATTCTTAATAAAATACTTCTATACAAACACAAGTTTTTACAGTCAACTACTGAGGAAGAAGCTACCGTAAACCATGATGGGTTTTACCCTCTGAATTATCCTAACATCCTCATGTGTACATTGAGCGAAAATCCATTGATGGTGAGCTTACATTGGACGTCTACAGCACCATGGAAATGGCTTTACTCCCACTTTGGCATGGCAACAACATTCTCTGCACCAGAACAAGACCAACGCAAGCTTACATCTTGATACAAAAATATTGGTAATGATGAGCATTCATTGATGGACAAAATATAGAATTATTTTGCCCCCTTTAGAACATATACCTCCTCTTCATACAGAGAGAGCCAGCTTTGCTTAAGGTCTTGAGTCGTGTAAATCATTTACTGACCAATAGACACgaaagttttttttcttatctttttttctttctcatctcttcattctttcaaactatgAGACACTGGGTGAAGGATAGGGCATCTAACATTTGTATCACaacatttctttatcaattcCTTGACGTGCTGCTCTTTAAGGCCTTGGAGTATCAAAACTAGCAGCGTGTAGTCACAGTTTAGTGCATCTGAAAGGCCCAAAGTCCACTGTCGGAGATCCACGTATTTTGTGGTTTTGGTTTAGAGTACCTGAATAAGCCTAATTCAATCCTCCGGTCGGTTTATTATGATGGTCTTGGCGTCTTACCTCCGCCAGGCCTGATGTTACCTCCTGGTGCTTATGATTCCTCCAGAAAGGTTCTTGTTACCGTCAGAAGTCCTCATGTTACCTCTAAAAGTCTTCGTGTTACCTCCAGAGAGTCACATGTTACCTCAGGAAGGCCTCAAGACACCCTCTTAAAGGTCTCATGTTGCCCTCCAGATGGCTTCATATTACCCTCCAGATGGCTTCATGTCACCCCCAGAAGGCCTCATGTTACCTTCTGAAGACTTCCAAGAGGAACTCTCATGTCCATAATCAATCACTGGATACTTGTCCTTCATTAATGTCGTCAGGTCTGTAAACCATCGAAGTCCTcggatgtaaaccatggaagtctTCGGATGTAAATCATGGAAGTCCTCGGATGTAAACCATCGAAGTCCTCGGATGTAAACCATCGAAGTCCTCGGATGTAAACCATCGAAGTCCTcggatgtaaaccatggaagtcctcggatgtaaaccatggaagtccTCGGATGTAAACCATCGAAGTCCTCTGATGTAAACCATCGAAGTCCTCGGATGTAAACCATCGAAGTCCTCGGATGTTTTTAGGGAGCCTTGGTCACGTGGATCTGGAGAGTGGCTGGGGCCTTCGTGGTTGGGGGTTGACCCTCCTGGTCGTCCTCGGTGAACACAGCCACCTCAGTTATAGCCACCCACGACTTCTGCTTCGCGCCGATGGATATTCTCAGGCACTGGATGCCCTTCGGGATGACCTTCCTCAAGTTCTTGATGTCGAGCTCTCCATTCTTGAAGTCCTGGACGGGTGAGAAGTTCTTGCACAAGGCACGCTTGGGGGTCTCCATCTTGACGAAGGTTGAAGACACCTCCAGGCTGCCGTACAAGAGGCGGTCGCGCATCTGGAACACAATACTCTGATGTAGACGAAGATTCAGTCGTTCGACATATCAATAGACAGCTTCGAAgttatcacattattattattattatatttactattattattattattattattattattattattattatcatcattattatcaacattttaTTATTGTTCTGAATATTTAGTGATCTTAAATCATGTCAAGATGTCTACAAGTCTTGCTAGTACTTGGATATTTCTGGTGAGTTTGTGAATACGAAAATCAAAGTTAAGAATTCACTGATATGGCTTTGCGCAGGTGTTTGTCTGTGCACGTGAGAAGGAGTTTGACACTTGTGGGGGTCGGCCCTACGTCTTGACCCTCACACATGGATAGAGCAATGCTGGGGAAAACCTGCCATCTTCGGACaagtccacctcctcctgcccctcccagGACTAACCTTCTTGTTGATGGCTGCTCCTGTGAGGATGACGACCCTAGAGATCTTCAGCGGCTCGGGGAAGAGGACGTCGAAGGTGTCCCCAGGCTTGGGGATGCCCCAGAACATCCCAGGGGCCGAGGAGTAGGCGTGCTCTGCCAGGTAGGCCTTGTACTGCCGGATGGTCGTCACCACGTCGGCTGTTGGGTTGACGTGCGAGAACCGACGCTTGACGAGGCTGTAGAATGGGAGAGACGATGGTGATCCGAGGTCGATATGTAGAACAAACGACCACACGAGAAAGACATTACAAATGTGCCCGTTGGCCCTGAATGACGTAGATGAGGTAAGATGCAACAAAAGGAGTATGCATGTttatccctccaccctcacctcccttcaTTCAGTAGCTACCTGAACTGATGAAAAATCTGTCATGCTTTTGAAGGTAATTATGGTGTGCAGTAGGTCAGTGAGGGATTTCCATCCACAATAGGCGCATGGATCCCATGAATTCCATCCAGGTACACTCAAAGAATGTATAGAAACACTTGATAGGCCGCTTGGAAGAAGGtgtagtgccaagggaatggaggagagaaaatgttgCGTCCAGTCTAAACAAAAGAGATCGGAAAATTGCATTGATTATGCCCAGTATCTTTGACGAGCACTTCAAACGATAGGCAGAAAGGAAGCGGATGAGTGTTTGCAGAGGAAAAACTTGAGAAAAAAAAGGCGATGCACAATGAATTTTATATGATAAGCAAATCCTTTCTTGGACTACAGAGATGAACAGGTTGATTGTGTGTTCTCAGACTGTGTTTTTTGCttaaggcgtgtgacacgtctcGTACAGGGTCGTGGTAAAGAAGTTGGATTTCCAGGCAGTCATATGGAGGCCGTTCCGTCAGGTTATCGACCATGGTGGAGGGGAACAGGGGACTCGTCGGAGGAACAGGGGTCTTGCAAGTGGGTTTGGGTAactagtggcgtgccgcagggcctCTGTATTAGGTCCGCTGTTCTTCATCTACGTTCAAGACTTGCTAGAAGGACAGGATTCGTATACACGTACGTTGGAGGATGAAGCTAATGTCATGAGCAAAGTAAAGAATGACCAGGTTTGCATCATCTTGCAAAAGAACTTAGACAAGCTTTACAGTTGGTAAGATAAGTAGTTGATGAAGTTCCACCTAATCAGATGCATATCATTGTaaatgggacacagtgaaggaaaGCCTCGAGATGATGAAACTTGACAAGAAACAAGTTTCATGAATCAGTGTGAGAGGGAATTCAAGAGGTAACACAGTGCCCGGCCTTTTGCTTGAATATTACATCAGGATAATTGTAAAGGAGGCAAACACTTTACTGATTTATATGAAGACCGAACGTAAGTACATGGACAAGATGATGTTCAGTAGATTATTTAGAAGTTGTGATAGATCTGTACCAGAACTTTGCATGTCAGGTTTGGTCACAACGCTGAAAGAATCAAAGATTTAGTAGAGAAGATGCAAaggaggtcaacaaagatggtgcctggTACAAGAACGTTGAGTCTCAGTGAAAGATTTAAGGTTATGTATGTTTGCTTACCATAGGGAAGAGAGGAATAAGTGAAACATGATTACAACTTACTAATTACTAAATCAGAGATACAATGTCAACAGTGAATGGATCTTCGAAAGACTCAGTgaaagagcaaccagaggacatgaagaGAAACTCAacaaagaaacttgttagaaaagatggaaAGAGGTAATTCATAAGTCTTAAAGCCGTGGGAGAATGGAATAAGCTAAGTGAGGAAGCTGTGAATGCAGAATTGTACACACAACGTTAATAAGATGTATGACAGTAGAGGAAGTCGAAGGGATGGTGCCTTACGGGTTTAGAACTCCACTCTGCTGTACAACTAGGTAATAACAAAGGTGTTTACGTGGGATTCACGTCTGTGTCACCATGGCAAAGACACCACCCAGGCCTCCATTTTCTGTTCTGTGTTGTTTAGTTTAGCTGATCGTATCAACTCTGGCCACTGAAGACTGTCTAGTCTTAAGATTTCAATGCACAGACTTAGCATATATGGAAGCAAACGAGTTTTTGAAAGATATATTAAACTGTGGAGATGTAGGATATCAACATGTTTCGTAATGATCAATGTTAAGGTCACGTGCTCAATGTTAAGGTCACGTGCTCAGTGTTAAGGTCACGTGCTCAATGTTAAGGTCACGTGCTCAATGTTAAGGTCACGTGCGAACAAAGCTTGTGTTACCTTGAGCGGATCCACCTCGGGGGAATACAGTTTCATCTGAATATTTGCATGATTCATGAATAAATTTACCAAGGGCGAGTTCAAGTTCGTGCCTCCCCCTGCCCCATCTGAATTACTAGGCACGTGGAGGTCCCCAGCATGTGGAGGTCCCCAGTATGTGGAGGTCCCCAGCATGTGGAGGTCCCCAGTATGTGGAGGTCCCCAGCATGTGGAGGTCCCCAGCATGTGGAGGTCCTCAGCATGTGGAGGTCCCCAGCATGTGGAGGTCCCCAGCATGTGGAGGTCCCCAGCATGTGGAGGTCCCCAGCATGTGGAGGTCCAAACATGTGGAATCCCCCCGGCAAGTGAGGCATCTGGGGAACTTGCATCACAGCGGACTCTGCCCTGGCGACGTTAAACCACTGATTTTAACTCATGAAACTTTACGTGAACTGGTTTTTCATACACTAAGACCTTAGCGAGACCCAGAATCTTTAGTAAGTTCTCTTCAGCCGCTGCTTAAGGATGGAGCCCAGGATAAAGATGAACAGAAGTTATGAAAGCAAAGAATATATTTGCCTTCAGGTATCGGAGTCACTGAGTTTTACACCGGTAAAACTTGTGACGCAGTTATGAAGACTTTATAAAATCAGGGATATTTTTAATTAGTGAAATTCACAGATTGCTATGTACTTATCCCTTACGTTACCCTTGAaaaatatatagtgtatgtggttGTTTTTATCTCTCGTATCTTTATTAATCAATCGTAAAAGTATATAGGTGTCAAGAAGAGTTGATATTCAGATTTGAGCCTCCTTCTCTCCAGAGCTTGAGGCCTCAGTTTAACCCACAATAAATCATATACTTCTGATGGTCTTCTTCTATTGGTTTATAGACTTGATGATTAGCgaccgttctttttttttttttttatgagaggcGGCAGCTGTCGACAGCACGAAGACCAACCATGAGAAGGCACGAGCATTGTGGATAGAAAATGCTCAGGCTATTGGCACTTGAGAACTTAGATGGCCAAAAGCACTGACCATCAACTGGTTACCACATGTGAAATGTTTACGAAATTCTGGCAAGTGTAGCGTTAATCCATATCCATTTCCAGAGAAGGATAAGCATGGTTGAGTTCACGATTTACTCCTCAAAAGACTTACTGGATGAGACCTACGCTAACATGCTTCCAGAACCTGGAATATAGACACTGAAGATAGGAATGCTGTCCCCCTATCCAGAGAAAATAACAGAACACCAGCCACTACTGGAACATGGAGAACATTCCAGGCGTAATTACTGTGTTTGGGTATTAAGGCAGTGTAGACGATCCAGGAGTGTAAAATGTAACTTATTTCTTTGTATATGAAATATTCCAGACTTCGGTACTTACTGATAACCGTAGCTACCATTTAATTATAAAGAAATAAGTTACATTCCTCATGTATTCCCTAAAGGGTATTGAGATGGAATTTAAAGTCTTCCTTAATGTATTTTCCATTCGTTTACTTAAATGTATCGTCCTATACTTTAATACCTTAATGCATAATCCAGAGGTTTACCTTCACTATTCAACCAGCATTTTACCTGAATGTGTTGTCCTTGAGAGACTGGGTCTTGTTGGCCAGGGTGGAGTGGACGCCGATGTGCTGGAAGAGTCCTGGAACCCTCCTGGTGGGGCGGTCCTTCGGGGGCTTCTCTGGAGCCATGAGGGAGATCCACTGGTTGATGAGGACGTCCACTGGGTGTTCCCGGTAGAAGAGCAGCAAGAACGACACCAGACGGTCCAGGTCACTACACCGCACCAGCTGGCCTATCCCCAGGAACCCGGCCAGCTGAAATGTGACCAACAGTTACTTACTCCCTCCAAAAGCTGAAGTGTGACCAAcggttactccctccctcctgaagctGAAATGTGACCAACAGTTACTTACTCCCTCCAAAAGCTGAAGTGTGACCAAcggttactccctccctcctgaagctGAAATGTGACCAAcggttactccctccctcctgaagctGAAGTGTGACCAAcggttactccctccctcctgaagctGAAGTGTGACCAAaggttactccctccctcctgaagctGAAGTGTGACCAAcggttactccctccctcctgaagctGAAGTGTGACCAACGGTTACTCCCTCCAAAAGCTGAAGTGTGACCAAcggttactccctccctcctgaagctGAAGTGTGACCAACGGTTACTTCCTCCCTCCTGAAGCTGAAGAGTGACCAAcggttactccctccctcctgaagctGAAGTGTGACCAACGGTTACTTCCTCCCTCCTGAAGCTGAAGAGTGACCAACGGTTACTCCCTCCCTCTTGAAGCTGAAGTGTGACCAAcggttactccctccctcctgaagctGAAGTGTGACCAAcggttactccctccctcctgaagctGAAATGTGACCTCCAGTTTACTCTCTCCTGAAGCTGAAATGTTATTACCGGTTATATCGTCTCGGAGATGAAATGGTGCCACCAGTTTATTCCTGAAGCTGATAGATTATCACGAGTTGATTCCAGAAGCTGAAACATATCAGGAACTTACCTCTGCAAATGAAACATAGTTTATTTCTATAACTAAAACATAAGTTTATTCCTGCAGCTGAAATATATCACGAGTTTATTTCCAAGCTGAAACAGATCAGAGTTTATTTCTGCAGCTGAAGCATATCAGGAGTTTATTCCTACAGATGAAAGACAAATAAAAACAAGCAGAGTCTAAACCTGTAGTTGAAACATCAGTTTATTTCCATGGCTGGAAAAGAATGATGAGTTTATTTCTGTGGTTGAAACAACCCAGGTGTTTACTCCTGAAATTGAAACATATCAGGAGGTTATTCTTACAACTGAAACACATCAAGATCGTATTCCCTCTGCTGAAACACACCAGAAGTTTATTTCTGCAGGTGAAACACATCAGGAGTTTATTCCTTCTGGTGAAACACATCTAGAGTTTACTCCAGTATCTGAGTTTATTTCTGTTCGTGGTTTCCATTAAGGAATTCCCAGCAATATATTGTCATTTAGGTCCTTAACATGGAACAAAGTCGCACAAACTGTACTGATATTTTTCACATATCTCCACATAGCATAACATATATTCTGTATTGAAGACCCTAAGATGTTTACCTATCTATTTCTGGATTACGTAATCTGTTCTGATATTCTTTACAAACACATGAATCCAATATTTATGTGTTTATTTATCTGTATTATTTGTGATATTTTTCTCCCCTCAACATTCCCCACACTGCAGAATCGTTACCAACATTTCCCACACGAGCTGGACTACCCCAACATCGTTACCAACATTTCCCACACGAGCTGACCAACCCCAACATCGTTACCAACATTTCCCACACGAGCTGGACTACCCCAACATCGTTACCAACATTTCCCACACGAGCTGACCAACCCCAACATCGTTACCAACATTTCCCACACGAGCTGGACTACCCCAACATCGTTACCAACATTTCCCACACGAGCTGACCAACCCCAACATCGTTACCAACCCTCGTTACCAACATTTCCCACACGAGCTGGACAACCCCAACATCGTTACCAACATTTCCCACACTAGCTGACCAACCCCAGCGTCTAACAACCCTCGGCCGTGTTGTGGGAAGTATGATCAAGCCAACCCCTTGTtccttcatgtatgtatgtatgtatgtatgtatgtatggttctctGACTCCTCTGATATTTGCATATAATACCCGAGGGAGATCTCCCTCGTGTCAAGGGGTGAACGCATCGTGAAAGCGTGGTATGTGTTGGTCGAATTATCCTCAGCACACGACGAAGGTGTTCAGACCTTCCTGGGGTGTTTGGATGTATGTATAGATAGTATTGGTGGACGCCGACCCTCGTAATGATCCTGGCTTTTGAAAGGCCTAGCATGGAGGCCCAGACGACCCAACCCTCTTGGCCCAGAATCATATGATTGAAaaaggaatatcttttttttttaatcctcttCGAAGAGATATTGACGACTGTGCTCGGTCATTCTCTCCAAAAGCCGTCATATCTGGTTTATATTCATGGTTCTTGGTGAGTAAGAGTTTGAAGTGTTTATCAGTATCAAAGGTTTCGGTAAGTTTTATGCGCTTAGATTCATCAAAAGTGAATGGAGTTGGGATCTTGTGGAGAGTTTATCaagttataattatattaaataaGCGAATGATTTTAAATTCTGCTTAAAGTCACTAGTAACAAAATCCACCCATCATCATTGTGTCATCATTAAGTTATATATgaagatcatcatcatcgcttGGATGACACCAGAAATAGAGTTTAATCAGGTGGCTTTCCATCGTAATCTAGAGGACTGCTGTGACAGAAGACTGCTGTGACCACAGATTCTACTGTGACATTCCAGTTCAAAGTATCACTAAACCACGCGGACGGATGCACAGGTAGAAAacgagatgaaatgaatgaaagataAGATTGATTGAAAAGAGATTATAGTTAGTATGATAGTTAAAACTtggcggggggaaaaaaactacTTCAGTTCAGTCTTGTGAAGGAACTTGATGGTGACAGAGACAGTACGAGGGAGCCAAGGATTCCTACTTTTCCTCGATGTCTTGATCATCTTTTTAACTTTAGTAAATATGATATAATGTGATCGTCCCTCGGTTCAGTGAACACGCTTTAGGAAGGCGTCTTAGGGTGATGTGTTGGGTCCTACACCCCTGGTGCTGGGTcctacacctctggtgctggGTCCTAGAATCCTGGTGCTGGGTCCTACACCCCTGGTGCTGGGTCCTACACCCCCGGTGCTGGGTTTTACACCTCTGGTGCTGGGTCCTAGAATCCTGGTGCTAGGTCCTATACCCCTGGTGCTGGGTCCTAGAATCCTGGTGCTAGGTTCTATACCCCTGGTGCTGGATCTTACATCCCTGGTGCTGGATTTTACACCTGTGGTGCTGGGTCCTACACCCCTGGTGTTGGGTCTTACACCCCTGGTGGAAGCTGGCCTCGTACGCCCCTGGTCA containing:
- the LOC139749760 gene encoding alpha-1,3-mannosyl-glycoprotein 4-beta-N-acetylglucosaminyltransferase C-like isoform X2 codes for the protein MSTTPAPIVLVLVSALLLTCNVFWLYSSTAHNHRGGVCGHEFEAWGSGINNNNSVPQRRDYQQVVGNGLLDVPFPIPIPNDTILLGNDAEGEDGNIRYLTIGISSVWRKDDYLTRTIDSILKETTEQERTDILIFLLLADADSSLRTQRALDLGLRYSREIQSGLLRVLQPPATLYPSIDFSTIRRTYNDSVARVQWRTKQVLDFAFLFWYVWMRHPSTYYLVLEDDVLSAKHFVTAIKDFVTLHKNHHWISLQLAGFLGIGQLVRCSDLDRLVSFLLLFYREHPVDVLINQWISLMAPEKPPKDRPTRRVPGLFQHIGVHSTLANKTQSLKDNTFSLVKRRFSHVNPTADVVTTIRQYKAYLAEHAYSSAPGMFWGIPKPGDTFDVLFPEPLKISRVVILTGAAINKKMRDRLLYGSLEVSSTFVKMETPKRALCKNFSPVQDFKNGELDIKNLRKVIPKGIQCLRISIGAKQKSWVAITEVAVFTEDDQEGQPPTTKAPATLQIHVTKAP